The Chloroflexota bacterium genome includes a region encoding these proteins:
- a CDS encoding DinB family protein — MDARALFLADHTRIHAATTSTEAELAAAGAFTMQDDTLKRMDEAELRASPDGLCSIVWHLWHMTRIEDVTVNVLLRGEPEVLDAGGWSTKLQVERRLVGTGDGDDDVRELSERIDVAGLLAYREAVGRRTREVVARLDFDALDAVPDVAGHLAAVPPIVGERAQWLPRFYGGKSSAFLLVFPVTNHGFMHWAEARVTRSRLGHRVP; from the coding sequence GTGGACGCTCGCGCACTCTTCCTGGCGGATCACACGCGCATTCACGCCGCGACTACCAGTACCGAGGCCGAGCTGGCGGCGGCCGGCGCCTTCACCATGCAGGATGACACCCTTAAGCGCATGGACGAGGCTGAGCTGCGCGCCAGCCCGGACGGCCTCTGCTCCATCGTCTGGCACCTCTGGCACATGACGCGCATCGAGGATGTGACCGTCAACGTGCTGCTGCGCGGCGAGCCGGAAGTGCTGGACGCCGGCGGCTGGTCGACGAAGCTGCAGGTCGAGCGGCGGCTGGTCGGCACCGGCGATGGCGACGACGACGTGCGCGAGCTGTCGGAGCGCATCGACGTGGCAGGGCTGCTGGCCTACCGCGAAGCCGTCGGACGCCGGACCCGCGAGGTCGTCGCGCGCCTCGACTTCGACGCGCTCGACGCCGTGCCCGACGTGGCAGGCCACCTCGCTGCCGTCCCGCCGATTGTCGGGGAGCGCGCCCAGTGGCTGCCGCGCTTCTACGGCGGCAAGAGCAGCGCGTTCTTGCTGGTCTTCCCCGTGACGAACCACGGCTTCATGCACTGGGCCGAGGCCCGGGTGACCAGGAGCCGGCTGGGACACCGCGTGCCGTAG